The genomic stretch tctaacctccaaactgtaagaataaaactgaaatattaaggatctaacctccagccatagttggtgTTTGTTGTTGCGTGAATGAACTGTGCTCAGCCATAGTTGGTGTTTGTTGTTGCGTGAATGAACTGTGCTACTTGCTGCCTTTGCTTGAATGAACTGtatttttctctcacttctactctatactctctggatggtgtatgagactgaATGTTATGAGCAGTGAGAGGTGAAGGACCTTAAATAGCTGCAAACCATCATTGTAGCAGAAATCCCAAATGTCTTCCTACAGTTGTACTGTTTGCACCACAAATGGTTTGTCTCCTAGATGAAAATGACAGGTTTAGAATATGTCAGATGAAAAAccttattttatgttttattagacaaaacttttcatctccttattagacaaaacctttcatATAATTGTAACCGttaatctttttttaatataatcaagACATATGACGAGATTGCTACTTCCTTAGAATCCGATTATCATTTTGAAACAACACCATAGTCAAAGTCTCCTCAGAATCCACGTGGATACCAGATGCCGCATTCCGGTCCATCCGCGTTCCTGCCGACGAACAAAGTTACCGAACCTGCACGTGGATGGTTACATTAAAAATCAAAACCTAATTTTTGCTAAAACTAACGCAGAGTgggttttttcaaaaaaaaaaaaaaaaacgcagaGTGGGCCATGTTTCATCTGTACCGACATGTGGCCACTCCGGGAACAAGCACGTGGAGCGGTGGCGTTCGCCCAAAATTCCAGATTACATTATTTACCGCAAATTATACTTCAATTCtaataaataaagttaatgTGTCGGCATCAGCTTAAATAATCTTACGTATATCACAATTATATGCTTCATTTATCAACCAACAAAAACACTCTCGCCACgtggtttatatttattaggtaAAAAGAAAAGTTAGTCATATATCTTTCAGAatgtcacacttgtgtgagactgttttACGAATCTTTATTTGTTAAACGGGTCGGATTGAATTATTATCTAATGAGaatacacccaaaaaaaaaaaagagaactaATCTTACTCTTATATCTGTAAAAATTAAACagattaatcattttttttttaaaaaatagtgacaatttcgtaattatcattaattctaaaccaaataaaaccaaGAACTCAGacataaattctaaaatataaacTCTAACAGGgagtttggttgggaggaaggaattaggggggaaaagaattgtaattcggtggaattgcaattcaatgaataaagtaggaattgaaattacagtgtttggtatgcagaaataatAGTACAAGGAATTaaaaggtaagaagcgacaaaatgattaaaatgcccttatgttgtggtagtagtagtagtaataatttcaaaaataattaataataataataataagtataataataattctttcaaaataataataataataataataattctttcaaattaatttttttttttaaaaaaaagacaaagggtatgggaggaggggcaaaattgtctttacaccaacaaattgcccctcctctccaccgaattgcaattcatggggaaggaattgcaataccccatgaattgcaattcatcatttggaaggaattgcaattccctccaaccaaacactgtagtttgggaattcactgaattacaattctccccaaactacatccaaccaaacaggccataagTGCAATTTACTTGCACATTTTTACAAgtgcaatattttaatttttaatactaaatggcaaacttaaaaaattataagaagTGTAGATTTTAGTGTTTAAATTTACATAGTAAAACTTGtgataattacaataatgtcacaacccaatggggtagctcaagttgCAAGTGAACTCTTTGGGGAGAAGAAAGTTACGATAATGCCACCatattttcttctaaaaaaataatatctcTCTGATTTTTTTTAGAAGATATAAGACTAAAATTGATTCTTAATTTTACCCTCGCTTATTCTCATATGATGCAATACAAACATATTACTCAgggcgcatatatatatatatatatatatatatatatgttgatgtaGTGGTGAGGAACAGAGGAAGACATAAATCATGAAGGTGTTGGTTGGTTCAAACTAACCAATGGCGTTGAGACTTGAGAGCGATGTGAAAGCAGTAGTAGATTATGGTTGGTTCATTGTATAACAACCAAATTGAATTCCActtatttgttttataattgATGTCTCTTCTGTGAGTTCTGTCAAACATAATATACTACTCCGTAATTGATAGACCAGTCAACCATTACAAAATAAGGCTCCCTTGTAGATGAAAATTCACTTTAgttcttttttcaaaatattcattctctttgatcataatattattatggaatgacatttttttctccattaacaaaatctttaaaatactattaaatataatgacatttcgattttttttatacaaaacaaGTTGACTTGGAAGCATTTGGATATGGATGGATCTGAGAGTATGTAGTGGACACTACTGCCATGCATGAACTTGAAGACTAAGGTCATCTTCACCCTATAGCTGTAGTACTGTTCTAAGGGGCAATCTTCCTTGGAGTAAGTAATACGGATCCCATATATAGAAGTGGTACTATAAAGCTTATCTgtaagaaaatggaaaatggacAGACAATCATAGACTCAAGTAAAAACATATGACAATACATGGTCCCTTTTATCAGATAAAAGGATAGACACAACCTAAGACTAAGCTATCTATATGTCTTATCTTAATCATGGGGCCAACTCTCCTGTGGCCAGTACAAAAAATCACACAGCTAGCAAAACATGAAGGGAGGGTTACATTGATAGTGTTCCCTCTTATGTGAATCAACaacaaatttagaaaataaccCGAACAAGAAAACACGAATGGATGCAAACAAAGTTCGATCACCAAATACAACGTGGACATCTTTGTTGGATTATTCAGTGCGGATCAGTTTCTAGAAAGGGCTAAAGCGGACAACACAATCAACAGTAAAAACACGAGGCATCCTATGTAGGATCCGACCAAAGAACCCGAGACACGCTCGCAGAAAGAGTCGTGCTGTTGGCAAATGGTGACCGGGGTTGCCTGGACATTGCCGTTGTGTGCTAGGTGTACAATGCCCGCAGCAGCTGAAGCTCCGGATGTCAATAATGCTAGCATTACCTGCACAACAGCAAACCACTCAGCTATTCGGTCAAAACACTATTTGTTTAGCGACACATTAGGTAATACTCATAATTTGAGGGAATTTACCGTGTCAAGGAAGATCAAAATTACCCTGGTGATTCCTGCACCACTTTTCACTATGTGGAAGATTGATAGGGCAAGGGATAGAACCAGGTAGCAAATTGCAATCACATTTGCCACAACAAAGAACCTGTTTTGCAAAATATAAATGGCATCATTAAATTTCATAAACAGGAATACTTAACAAGGTTGCGACCATATGGTATAGTTCAAGATAGCTAAATATTAACGACGGAGTGTGATGAAGTCTTACGTGAAGGTAGGAAGACCATTGTGCTTGATCCCAAACCTAAAGAATTGCATGGAAAAGGGGAGCGTTTGGTTAATAGTTGACATGGCAATGACACTCCCTAAGGTACCAAACATGGCCACAATTCTCATGATAAAATCGAGTTTGGACACCCCTTTATTCACGTCAGTCTTCGGGGGAGATTCATTGGAGGCCTCACTGGCTTCAAGAGTTTCTGGTTTCATCTTCCTAGCTCCAAGGACCAAGGATGTGATTATCTGGTTGGTTTGAGACTGAATTATCTCGGCTAAGCATGTGAATTTATACATGCTGTCAAGTAGTACAATCAAGAATGCACATTGCGGTTTGAGATGGTTGGTGTGGAAAACACCATATTCTCAATGCCAAATGCATTAGTCAATATGTGGCCAAACAAAAATACAGGTGGTAAAGCAAATCCAATTTGAATGGCTTTTTATcagataattataattttttttcttgtcttgccattttcttttcttggctAATGTTATGCTAAATTTAATCAGACTAGAACATGTGGTGCCATATGATTTATCTTCAGAGAGCCAGGTTTTGTTATTGACCTGCAAAGTAAAGCAAGAATAATAGTGAGACTTTACCTGCATCTTTTTAAGGGACAAGTATTATTTTACTAGTGCTTTTGTGCCTAACAACTCAAACATGTCCTTGAACTACTGTCCATAAATC from Ipomoea triloba cultivar NCNSP0323 chromosome 12, ASM357664v1 encodes the following:
- the LOC115999028 gene encoding casparian strip membrane protein 1-like, with the translated sequence MYKFTCLAEIIQSQTNQIITSLVLGARKMKPETLEASEASNESPPKTDVNKGVSKLDFIMRIVAMFGTLGSVIAMSTINQTLPFSMQFFRFGIKHNGLPTFTFFVVANVIAICYLVLSLALSIFHIVKSGAGITRVILIFLDTVMLALLTSGASAAAGIVHLAHNGNVQATPVTICQQHDSFCERVSGSLVGSYIGCLVFLLLIVLSALALSRN